One stretch of Balneola sp. MJW-20 DNA includes these proteins:
- a CDS encoding tetratricopeptide repeat protein has product MADFPFNIPKSLSSYVERFDEDPAKITGKLKRHLKKRGPDAVGHFLLSWFYYLQDKQSDAIREALKAKTFAPGSPLMEHLHYFLVHPEKFEAAVPDRSFSSDRKILQQGKRTSQILDLDRLIELLEAVESQRIRIPENDDGEQVDLSESSTDVDDLVSETLARIHVKQGKKKEAIRMYEQLIKLKPEKAEEFEDQIQVLKESS; this is encoded by the coding sequence ATGGCGGACTTTCCATTCAATATACCGAAATCGTTATCCTCATACGTTGAACGCTTTGATGAGGACCCCGCGAAAATTACCGGCAAACTGAAGAGGCATCTGAAGAAAAGAGGCCCTGACGCTGTGGGGCATTTCCTCCTGTCATGGTTCTATTATCTGCAGGATAAACAAAGCGATGCGATCCGGGAAGCGCTCAAAGCAAAAACCTTTGCTCCCGGCAGTCCATTGATGGAACACCTGCATTATTTCCTGGTTCATCCCGAAAAATTTGAGGCCGCCGTTCCGGATCGTTCTTTCAGCAGCGACCGCAAGATCCTGCAACAGGGCAAACGCACCTCTCAGATCCTTGACCTGGACAGACTTATTGAATTACTGGAGGCGGTGGAATCTCAGAGGATAAGGATCCCTGAAAATGATGATGGTGAACAGGTAGATCTGAGTGAAAGCTCAACCGATGTGGACGACCTGGTTTCTGAGACGCTTGCCAGGATCCATGTAAAGCAGGGGAAAAAGAAGGAGGCCATCCGTATGTATGAGCAACTCATCAAATTAAAACCGGAAAAAGCAGAAGAATTCGAGGATCAGATACAGGTACTTAAGGAATCTTCCTGA
- a CDS encoding MBL fold metallo-hydrolase, whose product MKLKIFEVGPFAENTYLLENEDASVLVDPGFANETEYNTFKNALENELIAVVLTHAHVDHILGLSRVLRDHDVPVYLSDKDYFLWENFESQSRMFGFNVAGFDFKPEILPADDIFEIGAFSFRCLYTPGHAPDHISLYLEEEELLLAGDALFKQSIGRTDLYKGDMDLLAKSIREKLYTLPDNTVVYPGHGPKTTIGDEKKTNPFVKA is encoded by the coding sequence ATGAAGCTTAAAATATTTGAAGTTGGCCCCTTTGCAGAGAATACCTATCTGCTGGAAAATGAAGATGCATCTGTATTGGTCGATCCCGGTTTTGCAAATGAAACAGAGTATAATACATTTAAAAATGCGCTGGAAAATGAGCTTATAGCTGTTGTTCTGACGCATGCCCACGTAGATCACATACTCGGACTTAGCCGGGTGCTCCGGGATCATGATGTCCCGGTTTACCTTTCGGATAAGGACTATTTTCTCTGGGAAAACTTTGAAAGTCAGTCCCGGATGTTTGGTTTCAATGTGGCCGGTTTTGATTTCAAACCGGAAATACTGCCGGCCGATGATATCTTTGAGATCGGAGCCTTTTCGTTCAGGTGTCTGTACACTCCCGGTCATGCACCCGATCATATTTCCTTATACCTTGAAGAAGAAGAGTTATTACTGGCCGGGGATGCTTTATTTAAACAGAGTATAGGTAGAACAGACCTTTATAAAGGCGATATGGATCTGCTGGCCAAAAGTATCAGGGAGAAACTTTATACGCTGCCGGATAATACAGTAGTGTACCCTGGACATGGTCCCAAGACTACCATTGGAGATGAGAAAAAGACAAATCCATTTGTAAAAGCTTAG
- the rpmE gene encoding 50S ribosomal protein L31 has translation MKKGIHPDYKEITVILSDGTEMKTRSTLDVKDGVFKSEVDSKNHPFYTKKNTLSTKDGRIDRFKRRYGKN, from the coding sequence ATGAAAAAAGGAATTCATCCCGATTACAAAGAAATTACCGTCATTCTGAGCGATGGTACTGAAATGAAAACACGCAGTACCCTGGACGTAAAGGATGGTGTGTTCAAGAGTGAGGTAGATTCAAAGAATCACCCTTTCTATACTAAGAAGAATACTCTTAGCACAAAAGATGGTCGTATCGACAGATTCAAGAGACGATACGGAAAGAACTAA
- a CDS encoding sigma 54-interacting transcriptional regulator, producing the protein MSRPETLGKLKKSGWKSVSVKEEIRRNLINKMSSGEELFPGIMGYEKTVLPQIQHALLSKHDMILLGLRGQAKTRMLRMLVNFLDEYIPVVEGSEINDDPLNPLSRYAKDLIKEKGDETPISWLHRSFRYGEKLATPDTSVADIIGDIDPIKAATRKLTLADENVINFGLIPRTNRGIFVINELPDLQPRIQVALLNIMQERDIQIRGFNVRIPLDVAMAFSANPEDYTNRGNIITPLKDRIDSQIITHYPKEIDTGINITRQEAWQERDSEIKVHVPEIYREIIERSAFEARDSEYVDQKSGVSTRMTITAMEQIISSAERRAIINNETETSVRIADLFHMVPALTGKIELVYEGEQEGAISVAKHIIGKSINKTMKNYFPDPQSKAGEEKSGYKTVTDWFAKNNEISVRDTHSNKEYKTLLNSVDGLKALVNKHMSDAKGWDELALMDLVLEGLHQNSMLSKQDLDDSRLYSDMLGSMFSSFDDLDDPEFGGFDR; encoded by the coding sequence ATGAGTAGACCCGAAACTTTGGGTAAGTTAAAGAAGAGCGGATGGAAATCTGTTTCAGTAAAAGAAGAGATCAGACGGAATCTTATAAATAAAATGAGCTCAGGTGAAGAGCTCTTCCCGGGTATCATGGGTTATGAGAAGACCGTTTTGCCTCAGATCCAGCATGCACTACTATCTAAGCATGATATGATCCTGCTCGGTTTAAGAGGGCAGGCCAAGACCAGAATGTTAAGAATGCTGGTGAATTTCCTGGATGAATATATACCGGTGGTAGAAGGTTCAGAGATCAATGATGATCCTTTAAATCCATTATCACGATATGCGAAAGATCTGATCAAGGAAAAAGGAGATGAAACTCCAATCAGCTGGCTTCACCGCTCATTCCGGTATGGAGAAAAACTGGCTACCCCGGACACATCGGTTGCTGATATCATTGGAGATATTGATCCCATTAAAGCTGCTACCAGAAAACTGACTCTGGCCGATGAAAATGTGATCAACTTTGGTCTGATCCCACGGACGAACCGGGGGATATTCGTTATCAATGAATTACCTGATCTGCAACCCCGAATTCAGGTGGCACTACTCAATATTATGCAGGAAAGGGATATACAGATCAGAGGATTTAATGTCCGTATACCACTGGACGTGGCTATGGCATTTTCTGCCAACCCTGAGGATTATACCAACCGGGGAAACATTATCACCCCGCTTAAAGACCGAATTGATTCTCAGATCATTACTCACTATCCGAAAGAAATTGATACCGGTATCAATATTACCCGTCAGGAAGCCTGGCAGGAAAGAGATTCCGAAATAAAAGTTCATGTTCCTGAGATCTACAGAGAGATCATCGAACGCTCAGCCTTTGAAGCCCGTGATTCTGAATATGTAGATCAGAAAAGTGGTGTTTCCACCCGTATGACCATTACGGCTATGGAGCAGATCATTTCGTCCGCAGAGAGAAGGGCAATTATTAATAATGAGACGGAAACTTCTGTCCGGATCGCTGACCTGTTTCATATGGTACCGGCGCTTACTGGTAAGATCGAGCTGGTCTATGAAGGTGAACAGGAAGGCGCGATCAGTGTGGCTAAGCACATCATCGGGAAATCTATTAATAAGACCATGAAGAATTATTTTCCTGATCCACAGAGTAAAGCCGGAGAAGAGAAGTCCGGATATAAGACGGTTACTGACTGGTTTGCAAAAAATAACGAGATCAGTGTCAGAGATACGCATTCCAATAAAGAATATAAAACCCTTCTCAATAGTGTTGACGGACTAAAAGCCCTGGTGAACAAGCATATGAGTGACGCGAAGGGATGGGATGAGCTGGCATTAATGGATCTGGTACTTGAAGGATTACATCAGAATTCTATGCTCAGCAAACAGGATCTGGATGACTCCAGATTGTACTCAGATATGCTGGGATCAATGTTTTCATCCTTTGATGATCTGGATGATCCGGAATTTGGTGGATTTGACCGATAA
- the pabB gene encoding aminodeoxychorismate synthase component I — MAISKEHINDVIRTLTKKGDVIFLESQSTDHPASKQSFLAALPEKQITIRGRMAEIREGENTYTTRGNAWDIFQQFIDENDWLFGYLGYDLKNHTEDLVSHNEDLIGAADLHFMVPGLLLRITGEEIEFLKGSETQLTELDSRSDEVRFRLKNRISRQDYIEQIRRAKHDIREGRYYEINLSHPLKYEFSGDPLTLYEKMKASGPVPFGAYMKLDGIHVVSASPERFLKKEGDQVLSQPIKGTAPRDDKYDEILKRDLRNSEKERAENLMIVDLVRNDLNRIAEKGSVEVIDLFEIQSFKTVHQMVSTVKCRAKAGISATDIIRSCFPMGSMTGAPKIAAMKAIEKYEEYKRGIYSGAIGYIDPEGDFDFNVVIRSAIIKENTLIYPVGGAITSDSVPEDEWLETLHKSKALTQAE; from the coding sequence ATGGCGATATCAAAAGAACATATAAACGATGTGATCAGAACTCTTACAAAAAAGGGAGATGTTATTTTTCTGGAATCTCAGTCCACTGATCACCCGGCAAGTAAGCAGAGCTTTCTGGCTGCATTACCCGAAAAGCAGATTACGATCCGTGGCAGGATGGCTGAAATACGCGAAGGGGAGAACACTTATACGACCCGTGGTAATGCATGGGATATCTTTCAGCAGTTTATTGATGAGAATGACTGGCTTTTCGGCTATCTGGGCTATGACCTGAAAAATCATACGGAAGATCTTGTTTCACACAATGAGGATCTCATAGGGGCTGCTGACCTGCATTTCATGGTTCCCGGACTCTTGCTCAGGATCACCGGAGAAGAGATTGAATTTTTAAAAGGATCTGAGACCCAGCTCACTGAATTAGACAGCCGATCAGATGAGGTCAGATTCAGGTTAAAGAACAGAATATCCCGACAGGATTATATCGAACAGATCCGAAGAGCTAAACACGATATCAGGGAGGGACGATATTATGAGATCAATCTCTCGCACCCTCTGAAATACGAATTCAGCGGAGATCCGCTCACACTTTATGAAAAAATGAAAGCCTCAGGCCCGGTTCCGTTCGGAGCATACATGAAGCTGGACGGAATTCACGTTGTTTCAGCTTCTCCTGAGCGATTTTTAAAGAAAGAAGGAGACCAGGTACTATCTCAGCCGATCAAAGGGACCGCTCCAAGAGATGATAAATATGATGAGATACTAAAAAGGGATCTCAGAAATTCAGAGAAAGAAAGAGCTGAAAATCTCATGATCGTGGACCTGGTTCGTAATGATCTTAACCGAATCGCGGAAAAAGGAAGCGTCGAAGTAATCGATCTTTTTGAGATCCAGAGCTTTAAAACGGTTCACCAGATGGTATCTACCGTAAAATGCAGAGCAAAAGCGGGAATTTCGGCAACGGATATCATCCGATCCTGTTTTCCGATGGGTTCCATGACCGGTGCCCCCAAGATCGCTGCAATGAAAGCCATTGAAAAATATGAGGAATATAAAAGAGGGATCTATTCGGGAGCGATCGGATATATTGATCCTGAGGGCGACTTTGATTTCAATGTGGTCATAAGATCGGCCATCATCAAGGAAAATACACTGATCTATCCGGTGGGAGGTGCTATTACCAGCGATTCGGTTCCTGAGGACGAATGGCTGGAAACTTTACATAAATCAAAAGCACTGACCCAGGCCGAATAA
- a CDS encoding quinone-dependent dihydroorotate dehydrogenase: MIYKNLVRPLLFNMDAEEAHDLSLEIAHLTNENDFLQFLSSLIYGLDDPSLKRNLMGLTFPNPVGLAAGYDKNGITPYAMQALGFGFVEIGSITAQPSEGNPKPRAFRLPEDESLINRMGLNNQGAAAIVDRLKNYDLDIPLGVNIAKTNDASIHGDDAIQDYVFSYNKALKTADYITINISCPNTGEGKTFEDPGALKDLLDAVNPSQNETPTLVKFSVDTPKQILEDLITICEDHDLDGYVATNTSSKRIGLKTSPAAVREIGNGGLSGAAIEEASTNMISWIRESVPSDRVIIGVGGIHDEDSARKKIDAGADLLQIYTALVYEGPGLVRRIKSSLLS; encoded by the coding sequence ATGATCTATAAAAATTTAGTAAGACCTCTCTTATTCAATATGGACGCTGAAGAGGCTCATGACCTGAGCCTAGAGATCGCCCACCTTACCAATGAAAATGACTTCCTGCAGTTCTTAAGTTCCCTGATTTATGGATTGGATGATCCGTCGCTTAAAAGAAACCTTATGGGGCTTACTTTCCCTAATCCAGTTGGTCTGGCCGCTGGTTACGACAAGAATGGCATTACTCCTTACGCTATGCAGGCGCTCGGTTTCGGATTCGTTGAGATCGGCAGTATAACTGCCCAGCCATCCGAAGGAAACCCAAAGCCAAGAGCATTTCGCCTGCCCGAAGACGAGTCCCTGATCAACCGAATGGGACTCAATAATCAGGGTGCGGCAGCGATCGTTGATCGGTTAAAAAACTATGACCTGGATATTCCGCTTGGAGTGAATATAGCCAAGACCAATGATGCTTCGATCCATGGAGATGACGCAATTCAGGATTATGTTTTCAGCTATAATAAGGCTCTGAAAACAGCTGATTATATTACCATCAACATCTCCTGTCCAAATACCGGAGAGGGCAAGACCTTTGAAGATCCGGGAGCACTCAAAGACCTGCTCGATGCCGTCAATCCATCACAAAATGAGACTCCAACGCTCGTCAAGTTTTCGGTCGATACCCCCAAGCAGATCCTGGAAGATCTGATCACGATATGTGAAGACCATGATCTGGATGGATATGTAGCCACTAATACGTCCTCTAAACGAATTGGATTGAAAACCTCTCCGGCTGCTGTAAGAGAGATCGGAAATGGCGGACTGAGTGGAGCTGCAATTGAAGAGGCATCCACTAATATGATCTCATGGATCCGTGAATCCGTTCCCTCAGACCGTGTCATTATCGGCGTAGGCGGAATACATGATGAAGATTCTGCCCGGAAAAAGATCGATGCAGGAGCAGACCTTTTACAGATCTATACTGCCTTAGTATACGAGGGCCCCGGACTGGTTCGGAGGATCAAGTCTTCTTTACTCAGTTAA
- a CDS encoding tetratricopeptide repeat protein, giving the protein MKFLKTTYGLVLLLFIGILFSGCRTSFRSGWTNFNAYYNTFYNAKRHYQTGLDKVMNQNVDYNPEVPIRVHRKPLNAGSQDFQLAIEKGADILRKYDDSKWVDDALELIGKSYYFRQEYFSADQKFDELYSASTDLRKRQTSVLWKGKTLLELEVYNQGIAYLNDQLLEFEGQWAKDLKAEIHVVLAEIYIQNEDWGNARNNLETGVRDLPEKELKERSYFLLGQINERIGDREAALEAYDKVSDHFTEYRVQYLARRKKADMARTLGRNDLALSIFNSMVRDDKNTEFRAELNYELGRTEQLNGNIRAAEEIYKSILRNPLIQPDALTRAKTYYGLAEIYRFSFDDFKLAAAYYDSAAQQRADITKLPEDFNADELASSFGQYSDIKNDIIEQDSLLSLGKMSPEARDSAIAIVRARKIAELEEQRRAQENQQNTLVNLAATPEQNESSNTANGFLNSANPVAQQQGRQAFRAIWGDRPLVDNWRYASILQRSIEDDLTDANEEGTAASDELMMVEMDLSRIPISEADQDSVENIISRYQYQLGNLFFLSLNDPDSAAYYFEKAYQPEKSNDINPAALYSLSELYDINGSKSRSRALAEELINTYPATTFALRLSEKYEMQLPVSTDSVLQDPLERYYYIRTDTSTTISAEAKQLITFSEEYRNTLLATEALNDAIQLYLKKAREEEGFQELQEVWLAQKQNRINEQKSFAQYQDSVSQALADTSLSLSDEERAGLQEIADSTLEETDLSEFYPYKSAGWDTVRTLVDQYLVAFRNGPHRSRLEILKRELAVPEEKPEQDTVATDAQEETELTESNVYVDCEEIDAELRLRGNARQVNSVFRAVLSGKEELKVRFYLNTRGIPDRYEILNEDLSEEQTSRVNDILNRGLSFEPILREGQAIKAACTYRVDLTE; this is encoded by the coding sequence ATGAAGTTCCTTAAGACCACATATGGTTTGGTGCTGTTGCTGTTTATCGGAATCTTATTTTCCGGTTGCAGGACTTCATTCCGATCCGGCTGGACCAATTTTAATGCCTACTACAACACCTTCTATAATGCAAAAAGGCATTATCAGACCGGCCTGGATAAGGTCATGAATCAGAATGTGGATTATAATCCGGAGGTGCCGATCCGGGTACACAGAAAACCGCTGAATGCAGGATCTCAGGATTTCCAGCTGGCCATTGAGAAGGGCGCTGATATTCTTCGAAAATATGATGATTCCAAATGGGTGGATGATGCGCTGGAACTCATAGGGAAGTCCTATTATTTCCGTCAGGAATATTTTTCAGCCGACCAGAAATTTGATGAATTATATTCTGCCTCAACCGATCTGAGGAAACGACAGACCAGTGTATTATGGAAGGGTAAGACCCTGCTCGAGCTGGAAGTATATAATCAGGGTATAGCTTATCTGAATGATCAGTTACTTGAATTTGAAGGCCAATGGGCTAAAGATCTGAAGGCTGAGATCCATGTTGTTTTAGCTGAAATATATATTCAGAATGAAGATTGGGGAAATGCCAGAAACAACCTCGAGACCGGAGTGCGCGACCTGCCCGAAAAAGAGCTTAAAGAAAGAAGTTATTTTCTTTTAGGGCAGATCAATGAACGGATCGGTGACCGCGAAGCTGCACTTGAAGCCTATGATAAGGTGTCGGATCACTTTACCGAGTACAGGGTGCAGTATCTGGCCAGGAGAAAGAAAGCAGACATGGCTCGCACACTGGGCAGAAATGATCTGGCGTTATCCATATTTAACAGTATGGTGCGAGATGATAAAAATACTGAATTCAGAGCGGAGCTGAATTACGAACTAGGGAGAACTGAACAACTAAATGGTAATATCCGTGCTGCTGAAGAGATCTATAAATCAATTCTAAGAAATCCACTTATTCAGCCGGATGCATTGACCCGGGCAAAAACCTATTACGGACTCGCTGAGATCTATCGGTTCTCTTTTGATGACTTCAAACTTGCTGCAGCATATTATGATTCAGCTGCTCAGCAAAGGGCCGATATTACAAAACTCCCGGAAGATTTTAATGCGGATGAGTTGGCCTCATCCTTTGGTCAGTACTCCGATATTAAAAATGACATTATTGAACAAGACAGCCTGCTCAGTCTTGGTAAGATGAGTCCGGAGGCCCGGGATTCTGCTATTGCGATTGTCAGAGCCCGGAAGATCGCAGAACTGGAGGAACAAAGAAGGGCTCAGGAAAATCAGCAGAATACGTTGGTAAACCTTGCCGCCACTCCTGAACAAAATGAAAGCAGTAACACCGCCAACGGCTTCCTAAATTCTGCAAATCCTGTGGCACAGCAGCAGGGCAGGCAGGCATTCAGAGCGATATGGGGTGACCGGCCTTTGGTTGATAACTGGCGTTATGCATCCATACTTCAGAGGAGCATTGAAGATGATCTGACGGATGCAAATGAAGAGGGAACGGCTGCTTCGGATGAGCTGATGATGGTGGAAATGGATCTGAGCCGTATTCCGATAAGTGAGGCAGACCAGGATTCAGTTGAGAATATCATATCAAGGTATCAATATCAGCTTGGGAACCTCTTTTTCCTTTCTCTGAATGACCCGGACAGTGCAGCATATTATTTTGAAAAAGCTTATCAACCTGAGAAAAGTAATGATATCAATCCTGCAGCTTTGTATTCACTATCAGAGCTATATGATATCAATGGCAGTAAGAGCCGGTCAAGAGCTTTGGCTGAAGAACTGATAAACACCTACCCGGCCACTACCTTTGCCCTGCGTTTATCTGAGAAGTATGAAATGCAGCTTCCGGTAAGTACTGATTCAGTTCTTCAGGATCCCCTGGAGAGATACTATTATATCCGCACCGATACCTCAACCACAATTTCAGCAGAGGCTAAGCAACTGATAACATTCAGTGAAGAGTACCGGAATACCTTACTGGCAACAGAGGCATTAAACGATGCTATACAGCTTTATTTGAAAAAAGCCCGGGAGGAGGAAGGCTTTCAGGAATTACAGGAGGTATGGCTGGCTCAGAAACAAAATAGGATCAATGAGCAAAAATCATTCGCCCAGTATCAGGATTCAGTTAGTCAGGCTCTTGCTGATACGTCTTTGTCACTGAGCGACGAGGAAAGGGCCGGTCTACAGGAAATAGCAGATTCAACTCTTGAAGAAACAGATCTCTCAGAATTTTATCCCTATAAGAGTGCCGGCTGGGATACGGTCAGAACACTGGTGGATCAATACCTGGTCGCTTTCAGGAACGGACCACACAGAAGCAGACTGGAAATACTTAAAAGGGAGCTCGCAGTCCCGGAAGAGAAACCGGAACAGGATACGGTTGCAACCGATGCGCAGGAAGAAACAGAATTAACTGAAAGCAATGTATACGTTGACTGTGAAGAAATAGATGCCGAACTCCGTCTCAGGGGTAATGCGAGACAAGTAAACAGTGTTTTCCGGGCCGTCTTAAGTGGTAAAGAGGAGTTGAAGGTACGATTTTACCTTAATACCCGTGGTATTCCTGACCGGTATGAGATCCTGAATGAAGATCTTTCAGAAGAACAAACCAGCCGCGTAAATGATATTTTAAACAGAGGGTTGTCTTTTGAACCGATCCTGAGAGAAGGTCAGGCAATTAAAGCGGCCTGCACATACAGGGTAGATTTAACTGAGTAA
- the pyk gene encoding pyruvate kinase has protein sequence MISARRRTKIVCTIGPSCDSQEQIENLLLHGMNVARLNFSHGTHEDHSKVIQRIRKVAQQYKYSIPVLMDLQGPKIRVGQMRDGGVELETGSIVRVTAEEIIGDEKTVPIDYKNLIHEAEVGNSILLDDGLLEFKVVEKHPDSLKVKVVVGGLLKPRKGVNLPNVRISIPSMTEKDIKDLEFGLSQDVDLVALSFVRSAKDIRDIISRIRATGSQAGIIAKIEKPEAVEAIDEIIEEADGIMVARGDLGIEIPTEEVPMVQKMIIDKCRQVGKPVIIATQMLDSMINNPRPTRAESSDVANAVFDGTDAVMLSGETASGSFPMEAVNVMDRICRSVEDQSAHIYNSLVYRKPEWKEKQIVESLAYSCVTIAENVEAKAIGTITHSGSTARRIAKFRPRVPIVAFTESQKIRRQLNLVWGVHSVRLKELYDTDTSVKMMEQYLEENGMVKKGDRVILATGMPIPKRGRTNMIKVSTIQ, from the coding sequence ATGATATCTGCAAGGCGCCGTACTAAAATTGTTTGTACGATAGGACCCAGTTGTGATTCTCAGGAGCAAATCGAAAACCTGCTGTTACACGGAATGAACGTTGCCCGACTTAATTTTTCTCATGGTACACATGAGGATCATTCCAAAGTGATCCAGCGGATCAGAAAAGTGGCTCAACAATATAAATACAGCATTCCGGTCTTAATGGACCTTCAGGGACCAAAGATACGAGTTGGTCAGATGAGAGACGGTGGTGTTGAGTTAGAGACCGGAAGCATTGTGCGAGTTACTGCAGAGGAGATCATCGGGGACGAGAAAACGGTCCCGATAGATTATAAGAATCTCATTCATGAAGCAGAGGTTGGGAATAGTATCCTGCTGGATGACGGCCTTCTGGAATTTAAGGTCGTAGAGAAACATCCGGATTCCCTTAAAGTGAAAGTGGTGGTTGGCGGTCTCCTCAAACCAAGAAAGGGAGTAAACCTTCCGAATGTTCGCATTTCCATTCCCTCAATGACGGAAAAAGATATTAAAGATCTTGAGTTCGGTCTGTCACAGGATGTGGACCTGGTGGCTTTATCATTTGTGAGATCAGCTAAGGATATCCGTGATATTATTTCTAGGATCAGGGCAACAGGAAGTCAGGCAGGGATCATTGCAAAGATAGAAAAGCCGGAGGCCGTTGAAGCTATTGATGAGATCATTGAAGAAGCGGACGGGATCATGGTTGCCAGGGGAGATCTGGGTATTGAGATCCCTACTGAGGAAGTACCGATGGTACAGAAGATGATCATTGATAAATGCAGACAAGTGGGGAAGCCGGTTATCATTGCCACCCAGATGCTGGATTCAATGATCAATAACCCCCGCCCAACCCGGGCCGAAAGTTCTGATGTGGCCAATGCCGTTTTTGATGGAACGGATGCGGTGATGTTATCCGGAGAAACAGCAAGCGGGTCCTTCCCGATGGAAGCGGTGAATGTGATGGATCGTATTTGCCGGTCTGTTGAGGACCAGTCTGCCCACATATATAATAGTCTGGTTTATCGAAAACCGGAATGGAAAGAAAAGCAGATCGTGGAATCACTGGCCTATTCCTGTGTGACCATAGCTGAAAACGTAGAAGCGAAAGCTATTGGGACCATTACGCATTCAGGGAGTACGGCACGAAGAATTGCAAAATTCCGCCCGAGAGTACCTATAGTGGCATTCACGGAAAGCCAGAAGATCCGCCGGCAATTAAACCTTGTATGGGGTGTGCATTCAGTACGGTTGAAAGAATTATACGACACTGATACTTCGGTTAAGATGATGGAGCAGTATCTGGAAGAAAATGGTATGGTCAAGAAAGGAGACCGGGTAATACTTGCCACCGGTATGCCGATTCCAAAAAGAGGGCGCACAAATATGATCAAGGTAAGTACTATTCAATAA
- a CDS encoding GWxTD domain-containing protein: protein MKSFFKAFCLALISFLVVSCNNTYVENVDRGEGYYFRPGYPELRMVASGLFDIENQAIIEVVGDIVYGSVVFKKVNNRFQASLSVDIQIIDKENPESTPQNLQFPIVIRDSQPNIVQSQRVFSFNRNIQSSPGRYTVNVTLIDNSSGKQTSRSADVIIPDPDDITPHITNIRVLGKELEEERTGFFPVTTYDVQKSVDSLRLEFQVTNNDPDNPLTIESRLLRFRSDTSIANPLTYYNYPTASLPYKGIDYDRFEVIQESRRTLLQPGSVLIQFWFTDLERGNYRFEVTSRLDEDRELFKARDFGIKSPNYPAIRSARELAAPLHYLMDDDDHEKLMSISDNDSLKKEIDRFWLSNVKSASKAKQVLELYYQRVEEANKQFSNFKEGWKTDPGMIYILFGPPLQVETSLDRMRWSYSYNMSRFEDNFFFETPRVRSEFYPYYNYLLNRSQQYYNVQYQQIQRWLNGTVLRDNL, encoded by the coding sequence ATGAAGTCTTTTTTTAAAGCATTTTGCTTAGCGCTTATATCTTTTCTGGTTGTGTCCTGCAACAACACTTATGTAGAAAATGTTGACCGGGGTGAAGGTTATTACTTCAGACCGGGATACCCGGAGCTTCGAATGGTCGCATCCGGCCTTTTCGATATTGAAAACCAGGCGATCATTGAAGTGGTTGGAGACATCGTATACGGAAGTGTTGTATTTAAAAAGGTAAATAATCGATTTCAGGCCAGTCTGAGCGTTGATATTCAGATCATAGATAAAGAGAACCCGGAAAGTACCCCTCAAAATCTTCAGTTTCCTATTGTGATCCGTGATAGTCAGCCTAATATTGTACAAAGCCAGCGGGTATTCAGCTTTAACAGGAATATCCAATCCAGCCCGGGCAGATATACGGTGAATGTCACCTTAATAGATAACAGTTCCGGCAAGCAGACATCCAGGTCTGCTGACGTTATCATTCCTGATCCCGATGATATTACCCCTCACATTACCAATATCCGCGTACTGGGTAAAGAGCTGGAAGAAGAAAGAACCGGCTTTTTTCCGGTCACTACCTATGATGTACAAAAGAGTGTAGATTCATTGCGTCTGGAATTTCAGGTTACAAATAATGATCCGGATAATCCGCTGACCATTGAATCCAGATTATTAAGATTCAGATCAGATACATCAATCGCTAATCCGCTGACCTATTATAACTATCCAACTGCGAGTCTCCCATATAAAGGTATTGATTATGACCGCTTTGAAGTCATCCAGGAATCAAGGCGTACCCTGCTTCAGCCGGGAAGTGTTTTAATTCAGTTCTGGTTCACGGATCTGGAAAGGGGAAACTACCGTTTTGAAGTAACATCGAGGCTGGATGAAGACAGAGAACTATTTAAAGCACGCGACTTTGGCATCAAAAGCCCCAATTACCCTGCAATCAGATCTGCAAGGGAACTTGCCGCTCCGCTGCATTATCTGATGGATGATGACGATCACGAAAAACTAATGTCGATCAGTGATAACGACTCCCTTAAAAAGGAGATCGATAGATTCTGGTTGTCAAACGTCAAAAGTGCCTCTAAAGCAAAACAGGTACTGGAATTATATTACCAAAGAGTGGAAGAGGCTAATAAACAGTTTTCTAACTTTAAAGAAGGCTGGAAAACGGATCCTGGCATGATCTATATTTTATTCGGTCCTCCGCTGCAGGTCGAAACTTCACTGGATCGAATGCGGTGGTCTTACTCCTATAATATGAGCCGCTTTGAAGATAATTTCTTTTTTGAGACTCCAAGGGTCAGAAGTGAATTCTACCCCTACTATAATTATCTGCTGAACCGAAGCCAGCAATATTATAATGTGCAATACCAGCAGATACAACGGTGGCTGAATGGAACCGTACTTCGCGATAATCTCTGA